Below is a window of Synchiropus splendidus isolate RoL2022-P1 chromosome 9, RoL_Sspl_1.0, whole genome shotgun sequence DNA.
CGCTCTCTAATGCgcatcattttgccatttatcTGACCTCAGTGTTTAACATCAACCTAAAGACGTATggattttctcttcattttcccCGTGTTTAGCTATAAGATCCGGGAAATCCAACTTTAGGGGCAGAAACAGACCACTCTGTCTGTAGCCTCGACATATGGCAGTGAAGAACTAAACATTGACTCAGACTGTTCTTCTTGTAATCGCTGTGGTTGTTTCAGCCAAGTCCAACTGTTCTTGCAGTGAAAGGCAGGGGACACTACTACGTTTATTCAGACTTCTACTGACATGCAAGTTAAAATGGTGAATGTTTTCTGTGAAGCTGGAGCCCAGATCACAGCCTCCTGATGACACACACTTGCTGGCAAGCTCGGCGAAATAAATGTTGACATCAGGACCAGGGGCAGACGGTTGCACATGTGTGGTGTTCTGGactaccatctggatccaggagtcTTTTGAGGGATTTGTCTCTGACCTGTTTGGCTACGATATATTTGCGGAAAACACATCTTTATGAAACGCCATATGATCAAGTCCATTAAGTACTTTCAGGTGGCTGTGGTGCCAAAATGTAGTTGCTCTGGGGTTGCTTAAGAGGAGTGCTTGAGGGATCTCAGGAACTTGGATGTCCTGACTCTTCTTGAGTGCAGAGCTGTTCTAACAGGTCGTGCTGCTACTAACAGCTTCTTTGAAAACCAAAATAACATTGGCTGAAAATGACtttatgagctgcttggcagaggtctgcatcCTCCGACCACTTTTCTCCCGTCCTGCTTTACTAGTTTGTTTCGGACCTTCTAGCGTAACCAGACGATTTCCCATTCACTGTGCTTCCTGGTTTGCAAAGTCAGTTACCGACTTTATGTTTAAGAAGGTGTAAATTGTGAGTCTACAAGTTTGTTTAGGACTGTGTTGTTGCCTATTTCGGACCCTCTGACTTACCTAGTTTGAGACCCTTACATTCACCTCATATTTTAGACTAGGTGTATTGGATCCATTTCTCCTATTTTACCACGTCTTCAAACTTAtttaaacaactttattttctgAGTCTGATACAGTATGTCTAGTTTTGACTATGTCAGAGTCTGTACTGTAGTTAACCATGTCTTTTTCTGGCTGGTTGGAACTCATGTTGATCCAGTCTACTCACCACTTCCTAGTCCACCAGACTTAAACGAAAAGTCACACTCTGACAATTTCACCATTGTCTGAACACACTCAGACCAAAGTGTTTGCACTCAGATGAAgtgtgtgatatttatttatgagcAATTTTTTTGGCATCACCACAAACGTGATTTTCTTCCAGACACGCAACAGTGTCTTGAGTGGGTTGTGTTAACCCagtgtgaaaatatttagaCCCAAAGATACTGTGTGGCATGTTGTTcagcacacacactgcacatcTTCATTTCAGTCAACCCTCGGGCGAAACACAGCAATGTGAGaccaacttttcttttcttgcttttttttttttaatctaaaaaaaGTGGGACAAGCTGTTCCCATTTTAATACCCGATCGATGACAAATTATTCTTTTGTCTTAAAGCAATGAGAGCCTTGAGcggtgaaatgaaaaacagcgaAATTCCCCTCTTAAGAGTCCGTCTGAAGTTGTCGACTTTCTAAGCCAATTCCAGATAATTTCCGCTATTTGTTGTCcttcccctccttcctcctgcttTGTTTCTCTTTCCCCTTCCTTCTCTGCCGCGTTATTGATGCTCACCAGTTGGAGTGGATCCTGGAGATTAGAGCGCCGATGATGAAATATTTCCTGACGCTCTGTAATACCGCGCGGCCTACGAGACAAGCGCGGGGCGGTCTGCTCCTTATTAAAGCGGCGGCTCCATCAGTTCCCAGGCTGCCGCTCGGCTCTGACCTGTGTGTTAACTCTGATTAGGTCATATGATAAACATTAACGCTGCTGCTTTTCCCACAAACTCAGCACCTAAATCGGCGCGGCCCGGGGGCAGCAACGTGACACAGGGCACCTTTTCAAAGCTGAAGCCGCGTGTGTCCTTTCATGGCACCTTGTTAGGACTTCTCCGGCGGGATAAAAGACCCACATTAAAAAAGGAGAAGTGGGCTCCTTCGGGGTTAGATGCAGATAGTTTTACACACGCTGGCCCACTTCTTCACTGCACTCTATAGCGGTGGCTTTTGTCGTGCACATTCCATTGTTGGTATGGTCACAGACTCTCGGGTGTCTGCGCTCGACTTtctcccagaaaaaaaaaaaagaaaaagaaaaagaaaaatgcacgTCCGTGTTAAATACTTGAGTCTAACTACCTCTGCGCCTCccaaaaacaaagtgaatgCTGCTTTGTGTTGTCAATCACAAGAGGAAGATCAAAGATGATGGACATAATAGTGACGGCTAATGGTTGACACTTTCAGGAAGCCGCTTGAGCGAGAGATTTAACCTTTTGTTGGCAGTAGAATGCGATGTGACCTTTACCCTTTCCACGGATTATTCCATCTTTCATCATAGAAAAGCAGTTATTCCAGCTTAAATATAGTGTTCGTATAACTAGTATGTTTATATACTTCCTGTTATTCAGAGTGAGATTGTGTCAGACAGGAAACATGGGCAAAACATGGGGAGAATATTTGCATTTAAatcttttttaataaatcacatttatttgaatataactGAATGTGGGAAATAACTGTATTTTCATTCTCACAAtgtatgtttatttaatttgaaaatatatgtcTTCGTTTCTTCTCTCATTCATTTCTTTGAATATCGTATATTGtcacttgtttattttgctttcaaAACACAACTTTCTTTTTTACCTTTGGACACTAAAACAAtctttgttttaatttatttttttttctttttacatacATGAATTATTTGACAAGAGCCACAGGATTTTTACCTTTTAAAGAATTGATTCAAGGCCAACCTGAATTCAACATAAAGGGAAACATCTTGGTGCTCTTTAAGCTTCACTGCCAGGTCATGTTAAGATGTAAGATGTAACATCACCTTCCTCACATCTCATATCATCATTCTGAGAGTATGCCATGGACGCCTGGTCCAACTCATGCGACTCAACTGTACCTTGATGGAGTTCTCTTGCAGAGCAGTTTGGAGGTGAGCTATCTGCCGGTTGAGATGAACCATTGTGATTTCCTCTTTAAACACCTGAcagttcatcttcatcttctccaaAAGCCGCACGTCCATCTGCCTGGGTGAAAGTGTAAATCACGTGAGTTAGCGTCCGGTTATTCCGTTTCTGATGACGGTATTTTTACTTCTCTTTGTGGCTGTtggagttgttggtgttgtCACGCAGACTcagcatcatcctcctcttctcactCAGTCGACTTTTCAACGCCTCTAGTTTGTGCTTCAGCTCATCAGCGCTCAGCTTCTCCACATTCACGTCAACGTCCATGTTCTTTATCTCCGAACAGAACGCGACCAGACTGAGGTGGAGCTCCTGGACCTGAGCACCAAACAAACTTGGTTCCTATTTGACTTCAGCgtctatttattttgaaagtattAAACCCACCTGAAGGATGACGTTCTGTAAGGAGTCCACCTGTTGGTTCAGCTCCCTGATTCTCTCCTCCTTCGCCGGCTGGATGTTTATGTTCTCGTTGGACGTGTCGGCCTGTGGTCTTTTTGGTGCCGTGTTACTTGATGCTTTCTCCTGATAATGAGACAGGAGCATGAAGCCTCCATGATGGCgctaacaaccatttcagttaCCATTTTACACAAGTGCAGCTCCAACTGGGTGATGTCTGATGGGGCACTGAGAAGACTCCCAATCTGCTGATCTTGTGAGAGCTCGGCCGCTGCATCTGGACACGAGGCGagtgaagtatatatatatatatatatatatatcactatatatatatatatatattaccttTGTGCAGTCTGAGTGAAAACAAAGTCCGGTCTTCCGTCATTCCAAGCATCTTCAGGCAGGAATCCATCACTTTAGCCACCGTTGTCTCGGTCGGGGTTCGGAGGTGAACGATCCTCTCTGATGCTGAAAGACACACACCATACACTCTCAATCTTTCCATAAACAACCACACAACTCCCCTTTTCTTGCTCAACTGAAGTACGTTTACTCTTCCAGCAGACCGAAGAGATCACCGTCTTTTCGTCTAGACAGCCGCCTCCAATTCCAAAAACATGTATGTGTGCAAGCAAACGATTCTGTGAGGATCACTGCTTGCTATATTACTGGTTTCATGTCGATGTTGTGTTGTGTCGATGTGTTAACTGATGTAATATTTCTAATACCGCTAAAAGGCACTGAGACAGTGGACACTTCTGACTGTCCATGTCTTTATGAAAAGACAACATACAATCAAATAAGTAGAACAACTTCCATGACCCCAGAATCTTTGACTTGAAACCACAGCCATGGGATCAGAAGCATCGTGCTCTAACTGCTTCCCATTGAACTTTATTTTTGTATGTCTAAGTTTCTGCACAGGCTATGGACTCACGGAGTAAGTGGACAGATAATGTTGAAGGGGTGAAGGAACAAACAACAATTGGTTGAGATTAATGTGAAGAAGTTTTGTTTCTCATCTTGTGCAAACTTTCTTAAGTTaatttttaatgtcaatttAACATACTGTGTCGGTCTTTAACCCACATTTACCAACAAGGTTAAGGAGGCTACTTTTTGCCGATGTTTGTCCATCGGTTcggcaaaataaatcaagaagtTTTGAATTGATTTCAATAGAAATGTCGATGAGACAATGAACAGGCAATAGAATTCTGTCTGTCTTCCATGTGGCTCCTGTGTCCTATAGACTTTGCACTGTCATGGTTGTCTTTCCCACCAAGTAGTGTCAGCTCAACTTACTTTCTTCCATGGCGTCTACTGGGTTTTACAACAAGCTCTGCAACCTGCTGTCCCAGTGAGCTCATATGAACTTGACCAGTTCAGAAAATCTGtcatatttcattaaaaaaaagtatttaattataaagattaaataaatataggCCAAAAATAATGGGAGAAATGGGGAGAAAAGTTTTCCACTATACTATACTTTTACAATTTTTCTCGTGGAATTTTATCATAGCATTATCGTCCTCAGAGGAGTGAATACCTTAAAATCAcatcacatatttttgttttcactcattcaggggaataaagtaaataatgtttttacaaTTGTAATAGGCAGCTCAATTTAACCATCATTCTTGTTCATGTCATACTTGTCACTGAACTACGACTGCAATAGAAATATATCCCCTTTTATGGCTCTTATATATGCTTAAATCCATATTATATCTGTATACAGAGTATCATTAAACACTCTTGTTTCTCTGAGATGGTGGTCTCCAGTATGACTTTCACAGCCAGAGCTCTGAAGTGAGATGACACACAGTTGCTCACCGTTGATGGTAATCTCGATCAGCTGAGGGTTTCTTGGCACAGCGTAGTTGTGGTTGTTGTTCCTGTCACGAAGAGATCAACGTTCAAATAAGCGTTACAGCGCATCTTTACGCCGCGTCTCGGGCCGCACCTGAGCGATCGACGATTCAAGCTCAGGCAGCTGACGTGAGGCGACGACTTGGACTTGCTCATCGACGCTAATGTTGCAGTAAATGTCTCGACATGATTTGGCCCCAAGGTTTCTGTcaaagaaagagaggaggaaactCTTTGATGTGTCGGATTTTGCCGTATTTGCTTTGCAGTTACGAAGGCAAAGGTACCGAGCAGGGAGTCGAGTGTCCGGGTGATGGTGCTGGGAGGGTGCAGCTCACTGTAGATGGCAGACAGGAGCTTCTCCCTGTCCTCCAGGCTGGAAATGTGGAGGACGTCCAACATGTTCAGGTCTATAGAGGCCATGTTGGCTCCGCACAGTTTTGCCTCTGTGAGATGAAGTTTTGCAATGAGGTTGTTAAGAGCGATTATAAAGGATTACAGTCTTTTCAAAGAGCTGCTATACGATATGTATCTATGAAATAATGTAGGACTGAACTTGCCAGTTTATCGCCCATAATTTTGTCTCTTTTCTAGATCGCATAACTGGATATTGAGGGCTGGAGCCTATCAACCCTACATAGGGCAAggggtgggggacaccctggaaaggtggcCAGTCCATTTCATATGGATCCACTGTGGTATTAAAAGGAAAAACCACAGAGTTTTACAGCATCACATCTTTGACTTccctttcacatttttaaaatgacgtacatgctgaaaacatgaagTGTGAACGgaaaaagacaataaatcatCTTTAACATGCAGAAGTTCTACCTCATCTAAGCCTGGTTTCCTTTCATCTCTACCCGCAAACATTCATTAAAATCTGTTTATGTGATCTGCGGTGAGGATAAAATAATTTGGCAGCCGCTCCGTTCCTGATGCCGCCACAGGGCTGGGAGAGGAGACAGGAGAATGGGCCCTACCTCTGATGAAAGGGAGATATTTCGGCAGTCCAATCCTTGTAAACCACTGGCAGACTTCATCTGTGTTCAGCTCCTGGAGAGATTTGGCCTTCTGCCCATCCACAtcctgaggagaaggagaagtcgCATACCTGTTGATTACTGGGGAAAATGGCTTTTTAGAGACagaaagtcaaaaaaaaaaagttgtgtgaTTGTTGTGCTGCCAAGGGTAGGTTCACTCAAAATCATGGCTGTAAAAGATGCAATAAGTGAATGATCTGGTAATGACATTTAATAGTTACACTGAGGTGAAAAGTGTAGACTCAGAAGAAAAGACGATTTTGTTACTGTTTGATCATTCGTGAAATTATTGGCAATTATTCGACTTTAATGAAATGTCATATGTTAACACCTCATCGCGTTCATTCAGCGACTGAGCTGCTTCATGAGGTCTGAGTTGATGCAGCTGGAACTGCTCCTTCTGTTGCTCCTTTGGAGCGAAGGAGCGAATGTAAACACTCAGAATACCCAGTACTTCTATGGAAAGAAAGTATATTCCCCTTATTGCCCTGTCTTTTTTCATCCCTTTCTCTCCTTTTTCGACAACCTAGCTTGTGTTTGAGGCTCTTCGGGTTGCAGCATTGATTTATTCActaatttattttccaaaacacactgTACATTATTGTGAATGGATCAGTATGAACAACAACTGAAATGATCTGTTGATCCAAAAGCTTTCATTGACTTTACTTATCTTTAACACAAAATGTACCCGTCATCTTTATAAAGCTAGTTATACATTTCATGTGAAAGGCAGTTGAAATTTGATCgagggccacaaatggcccccaGACCAGGCGCTGCACGTGACAGTCCCAGGTTTCATCCTTCACACACTTGTGCTATAGCAATGGATTTAAACTGAATGTTCTATTCACTTATAGGTCGCACAGTGGAACGATAAAAAAACACCTTGTGAATATAGACCGGCAAATTTCATATTCAAATCTGGCCCTACAGTTATTTTATCAAGCTCGAAATAGGAACATGTTGTTTAAATTCAGTGCACTGAAAACTCATTTCCAAAGCTGGTCAGTTGTGACCCACCAAGATGCTCGGCCTTGAGAATTAGCTCGCAACTAGAGCTAAGCTTCATGTGGCAAGGGACCGGTCAAGCCTATTGTCACTCACGTCTGTGGacattaaatgtgtgtttttggatgttgcggaggaaaccagagtgctgggAGGAACTCTAGAGAAGCAGAGAGCGAACATGGAATCTCCACACATGAAGTTGTAGTGATGCGCTAGCACTCACAAAAAAGTGACTTCAAACTGCAGCGACTTGAATGCTGAGGAACAAAAGCTATTTTCTTGTGAAGCTATAAGACCTGTTAGTACCTgcttagtttttgtttgttgtgatgtttctcaGGAAAATGAACGTGGAAGCCCATGCTGCCTCAGTCACAGATTCCTTGTTTGTGACGTTCCATGGGAAGAAAACCGGCTTACCGGCTGCCAGCTCAGGCTTTGCAAATGACTAACAAGATAAGTGATGTCAGAAGTTTGCCTGGTCCCACACATTCCAGCAGTACACTGCCAGATTGagggtttttattttgaatatcaTGCACGTTCAGCGATCACGTGTGATGAGAAACTTTGATTCTGAACTGCAGATAATTGGAAAGATTTATTTATGAGTGGATTTGTGTTTCACCGATTGCTATAGAAACGGGCTCGCTCGCTTGGCTGCACCACGCGGCGTCATTGCTTTGACAGATCAAGAGAGTCGGGAAATATAAACAGAGAATAATCTGTAATTGCAGTGGGCCACGTCTGTGTGCTGATGCCACCCTGAAGGCCTTGTTTTCATGGGTTACCTTCTCAGAGAAGTTTCCATTCTGATCCTTTGACTGAGGAATATATGAAGCTGTCGAAAGAAAGAACAGCATTAGCTTCATGTCTCATTCATCTTCATGTGACTGGTTGCGTACCAGGTGGCTTCACATCTCCGCTGGAAGAGTAGAAAGTGCTCCTGCTGACCGTCTCCTCAAGACTGCAGGAGCGAGTTATCCGCCTCTGTCACGTAAAGCACATTGCCGTGAACATCGGACAGCGACTTTGGACTAATCAATTTAGCATCAGTGAGCAAGATGGTCTCGATCACATGCTGCGGAGAAATGTGAAGTGGCTCCCAGTCGATACTGTAACTGCATTAAAGGTGCAGGGCTTTTTATAGAGGCATGTGATTTACAGTATGCAGAATCATGGGAAAAGAAGTTGGGTGAGCTTGTATTTACCCTTTGGTGAGTAAATGTGTCCATTGTGGCGGACTGTGGAGGCAGGGAAAGGTCAGTCTTCAGCGTGTCAGGGCAGCCCACATTTCTGTGGCCTGGATcatctgtggaaaaaaagggaaacgcCAATAAATGGCACATTAGAGGAGAGGTTATTGTGGTGCCTGCAggcactgaaaatgaagacttTGATATTGTTTAGCCAAACAAGCAAGGTTTCTTGcagggatttttattttttatggaaAGTTTAAAAATAAGTTGAGAAGAGAGAGACTTGAGGCACGTGATGGCTATTTCGGGCTCATTCTTTGTCCATTTGTTTTGTCGCTAGCATTCACACGACACGTTGGTGAGAGGAGAGCTACTCCAGGGGGTCTATCCGAAGGACTCGCACACTCGAATATTTAGTTGCTGGAAAGGCACAAGGAATAAAAATGGTTCCTACAGCGGCAAAGCAGCTGAGGGAACTCAAGACAACAGAAATTGTGTTGATGGAACTAGAAGAGTTCACCAATCCAAAATATTGCAAGGTATTTAACCACAAAAAGGGCCACGTAAACATAGACAAATGGACTCATGTGGCCCCTCCTTGCTGAGATCagacattattttctttttaaagatggtttgccacacatcctcacttccatgtattgacattgggaagtgGACTGTTCCGTCCTACACTGACGCCGAAGGCTGCTGACAGCGTTGTCTATCGACACAtaaggttttcaattgaagcacatgtttcaCTTTCCACGGCATACCCTGATGTCATGGGCAGTAAAGGAGAGACAGAGGTTGCGATTAGGTAAGGCAAAGGGTGACACGCCTTTTCTTCTTGATGCTTGTAAAGACCCTCCGTCACAGTGACAGCACTgtcaggaggagagccacataagagTTTATATGTAGCCAGTGGCATCCATTGTAATTCGGTGTAAAGAGTTTCCGAACGTCTCCCACACAGACGCCTGGCTTTggcatcagtataggacacaaatatcccaacgtcaatatgttacaccataggagtgaggatgtgtggaGTTGTGAGCTACTTTGAAAATGCTTTGTAAGTCATGTCCATCCTGATCTTGACCCAAACCTAACCCTTCCCAAGTTGTTGGGGAAaggcttttgtgtgtttttaatctcTCACGATCCACCTGAACTACCTTTTGGCCAGTAGAGTAGACCCAGGTGGCGGAGCTTCCCGGACAACTCTCAGAATCAAGACCGGACCTGCGTACTACAAAACAACTCCAAATGCGTTTCAGTCCGCGCAGTTTTCAGGCTCCTGTTAGTGCGTCCCTGATGGACAGGTCAGCGAGTCTATTTGCAGTGCATTAGCTGCTGGTGATAATGGACTGGGCTCAACCAGGTTGCCCGGCAACCCGTCAGACACACAAGCGTCTGTCTGCTTGATGACATACTTCTCTGACAACTCGAGTCCTTTCCCACAGAAAGGCACACTTTCTTGCATTTTCCGAATGTCTCTCGGTCAGTAAgcagtttttttaaa
It encodes the following:
- the LOC128765054 gene encoding uncharacterized protein LOC128765054, which encodes MPVLPQSSNVVCHVTSFLAATLGIPLFIYDQTLYFDDPGHRNVGCPDTLKTDLSLPPQSATMDTFTHQRRRITRSCSLEETVSRSTFYSSSGDVKPPASYIPQSKDQNGNFSEKDVDGQKAKSLQELNTDEVCQWFTRIGLPKYLPFIREAKLCGANMASIDLNMLDVLHISSLEDREKLLSAIYSELHPPSTITRTLDSLLETLGPNHVETFTATLASMSKSKSSPHVSCLSLNRRSLRNNNHNYAVPRNPQLIEITINASERIVHLRTPTETTVAKVMDSCLKMLGMTEDRTLFSLRLHKDAAAELSQDQQIGSLLSAPSDITQLELHLCKMEKASSNTAPKRPQADTSNENINIQPAKEERIRELNQQVDSLQNVILQVQELHLSLVAFCSEIKNMDVDVNVEKLSADELKHKLEALKSRLSEKRRMMLSLRDNTNNSNSHKEKQMDVRLLEKMKMNCQVFKEEITMVHLNRQIAHLQTALQENSIKEKAPKKTPAIGSLSQLVSPQSPAMMFVVEERRGPDGCYGFTCRYTEGSGLVVVKAEESHLCVDDRLVEVNGVQVINSTEEDLNKLLQVPTAQIVVLRQPPPPMTLRLHPALRHHLTDPLQKQRPERDEIATETPSQRKLMAI